The sequence CATGTTAGCTAAAGCTATAATATTCAAAAGAGATGCAAACTGCAACAAAGACTGGTTATGGAAAAGCCACCTCCTTGGGTGCAGCAAGTCTTGCGGCCTAGCTAATTTGAGCATTTCTGGGAAAAGCACGTCAGAGTTGGGAGGGAGCTGCGAACTACAATGGCCTAGGACCGCAGGGGTCTgttttacatatatatttataaatggGATTCCTCATAGTATGTGAAGTTAAAAGTGAAATCTTATAAGTGATGTAATGGACCACTATCTAATTATACGTGTTTCTTCTATAGCCTACGATAACAAACAAACCGAAGTGGTGTCAAATATTCAGGAACACAAAGCATCAGAGCCAAGAAACACGCCCAAATATCAGCATCACTTATGAGAGTGAAATTAATAAGAGTTAATGGTTTCCAAAAGAAGGGATGGTATCCAAAAGTCATCCAAAACAACAACCATAAGCTCGAATCATAAACAATGAAGAAACACTTTGAATGGTGGGGATAGAGCCATATCGCATGGAATCACATGTACCACATGATATGCACTTCGAACAATAATTTTTCTACTTAGCTAAATGAGATACTGTATGCTACTACCAGTAGCTATGCTTGTAAATACTTGAATTTAGAATCTCCTCCACATACTAAACATGAATCTCTCCCAGGAAATTTTAACATCATAATAGGGTATTGTTATTGGTAAGAGCAGATGCACCGTAAAACTTAACCCTGACAAATGGCCAGTGGCAAGTAGTACGGAAAAATAAAGTTCAGACAATGTTCGTCTGAGTACAAATGATCTGAACATGGAATTAAAGTAGATATATTGTCAGCCTAAACTCTAGGACTAAACAACAAAACTTAACTCTTTAAGAGAAACCAACTATTATGACCTCATCCAGTAGAGTACCTCAGGTATGTGAGAAACTAATTCCAGATGCTTTGAAACAAATCAGAAGGTTATACTAGCAtgttaaagaaaatataaaactaACCTGCCGAGCAACCTGTGCCAACCGACGGTTGTCTCGAGATGATTCTGTCATTAAGCTAAACTTGTCTGATTCTGACGATACACTTTGTTTATCCTTCATCCTTTTCTTTGATATGCTTTCATCAACTGATGATTTACCATCAGGGCTGCTCAAAGATTCCTTCTTTCGCTTTCTTTGGAATGTATACTTGAGAACTTTATTATTTGACTGTTGACTAGGAatctcatcaatcacatcagAGTTTTTCATATCCAATTGAATTGATGACTCCTTAACCGGGTCAAGGTCAACTTTATCAGTAGAAGCCTCCAAATTTTCCCCACATAAACTTTCCTGGCTAGCGAAGTCAGATTTACCTACAACTGCTGTATCATGGTCTGTCATGTTCCTAAGAGGACAATCATTTATTACTGCTCCATCTCCCTCACTGGCGTCGGGACATCCTGAAGGTGTTGGCATTTCATTAATTTCAGACAGCAATGGGGTTGAAAGCAAAATTAAACCATTCTGACTATCAATTTCCTTTTTCGACAAAAAATTCCCAGCATCGTCGTTATCCACCGAAAGACTTTCTGAGCAGTGAAGATCAGGTGACTTGCATTGTTTAGGTATGTCATCAAGAACAGTTAAAGCTTTCTTCTTGTTGTATCTAGTAGCCCGTTTTCTTTTTCGACGGAGGGATTTAAGAATTGGTACTTGAGTATCCCCGCTTAATAGCTTAGGCAATGCCTTGATCTCATTAAAATTTTTCCTTTCTCCACTGATATTATCAGCCTTGGTAGTGTTTGTTTTACGCATCAGTTTACCCTCTTCTTCACCCATATTGCACACCTTACTCTTGACATCTTCAGCTTGTCCAGTCAGACATACTTCTCCATCAAACGATTTTCTTTCAAATGCACGTACTCTCTGAGTGCAGCCATTTCTGTAAAGCTCAGGTTCTTTGCTTCTCATCACCATAGAGGCAAAATCCCTATGAACTTGGGCTTTATCCGTCTGCGAGTCATTCTTACTTTCAGGCCAACTGTCAAGGCATGTACCATTTAAAGTTGAACTTATGTCATAAGGTGCGATCTTCTCATGTGAGTTTGGAAAATCCTCTCGAGATGCAATGTTACTGGCCAAGTTTTGCTTATCTTGGGGCTCTACATTTTTGTTTCTCACGTGTTCCAATTCATCTTGAACTTCCTGCAACTGAACTCTAAGTTCCCTCACTATGTCCTCAGCTTCCTCAAGCTGAGCTTCAAGCTCTTCgatctttttcttttgatttaaaGAAACCATCTCTGCCTCACTGACCTGAAAAGATGGCACAAGTCAGCTCCACACTTAGTTCACAAAAATTAGATAAGCAAAAGAGGGAACTGAAGTTCTTTCAAAGGTTATGTTCAGAAAGACACAACTGTTAAGAATTTCACTCGACCACTATTAAACTGAAATAGCAGCTAATGAATAAGAGCCATATTCTTTTTCCTTCAATTATGTAGCTATACAAAAGTAGTACGATATCACAATTCCAATTTTAGCTCCGCCTCCCTCCTGAAGGTGAAAATTATGGGAACAAGACCATGAGCATTAAAGTGGAAACCTAGAAAAATCAACAAGGCAAAAACAGTTATCTTTTATGACACGTCCAGAAGCAGATTCTTCAAGAAGTTAACCAATGCAAGAGACTTCTATTGACAAATCAAATAAGATTTCACATGAATTAAACCAAACATGCTGCCCAACTTCTTCATAAATTCACGAGCAAATCATAAACTTTAAGCGGCTCTTGCTCTCTTTGATCTCATTCTTATGACACTTGATTTCAAAATGTTTGGTGATGTTTAGCAACTACCGACTTAAATTAATTAGTACGCAATAGTTGAATTAACCGATAAACAGCCAGCAAATAGCACCAACTGGTTGAATGCCTGATTTAACAAATGGCTAACAAGCGAAGCAAACGCAAGAAACGTTTTGAGCATCATGAAAGAACAACATCCGTTATCCAACATTAAAGATGACCAACTAGCGTAAAGATCGAAAATTTTCCATCTCAAAACCGTTAACAACCTCATCTAAACGAAAACCACCAACCATCCGCATCAGAACGTGATCAGAGGAACACAAGAACAATCTCAAACAAGAAATGGGAAAACAAAAGACAAGAAGAAAAATCAACCCCATTTATACAAAAAGGCAGTATACCTTAGAATCCAACATTTGCTTAAGCCTAAGCAGTATCCGGAACGCCTCATCTTTAGTAGTGGAGAGCTCCTGCTGACACCGAATAGCGTTCCTCTCAGAAACCATAATACGCGCCGCGGCCTCCTTCGCCGTATTCAGGATTATATCAGCATAAGCCTTCTTCAAGGCAGTCAATTTCTGAAAACAAGCAAAACCCATTACAAAATCAAACGAAACAAACCGCGAACAACCCATTAAAGAGCAGTAAAATTTTTTTCAATAAGATCAAAATCAACCCCACTTACACATTCCCCCTAAAAAAGccacaaatcaaagaaaaaaacaaaacccaaCACAAAAAGGGAAAACATCAGAAAGAAAGTTAGTTAAAAAAGCGGCAAGGGCAGTGGTTTTCAAGAATCAGAAAACGAAGAAGAAATAGGAGCGATTAAAAGGAAAATTACCTCAGAGTCTTCCATTATGAGTGAAGCGTGGAGTATTTCTTTGTCTTGGTCGGGGTTGTGAGGAaggaaagaaggaagaaagaaaagagaaagaagaataaGGGGGGAGGTTTGTTCTGTTTCCCCCCCTCGCTTTTACATCA comes from Cucumis melo cultivar AY chromosome 12, USDA_Cmelo_AY_1.0, whole genome shotgun sequence and encodes:
- the LOC103483170 gene encoding uncharacterized protein LOC103483170 isoform X1; translated protein: MEDSEKLTALKKAYADIILNTAKEAAARIMVSERNAIRCQQELSTTKDEAFRILLRLKQMLDSKVSEAEMVSLNQKKKIEELEAQLEEAEDIVRELRVQLQEVQDELEHVRNKNVEPQDKQNLASNIASREDFPNSHEKIAPYDISSTLNGTCLDSWPESKNDSQTDKAQVHRDFASMVMRSKEPELYRNGCTQRVRAFERKSFDGEVCLTGQAEDVKSKVCNMGEEEGKLMRKTNTTKADNISGERKNFNEIKALPKLLSGDTQVPILKSLRRKRKRATRYNKKKALTVLDDIPKQCKSPDLHCSESLSVDNDDAGNFLSKKEIDSQNGLILLSTPLLSEINEMPTPSGCPDASEGDGAVINDCPLRNMTDHDTAVVGKSDFASQESLCGENLEASTDKVDLDPVKESSIQLDMKNSDVIDEIPSQQSNNKVLKYTFQRKRKKESLSSPDGKSSVDESISKKRMKDKQSVSSESDKFSLMTESSRDNRRLAQVARQTPAVLGHCSSQLPPNSDVLFPEMLKLARPQDLLHPRSSYLCLRRSGGSRTLAVLKLIFVA
- the LOC103483170 gene encoding uncharacterized protein LOC103483170 isoform X2; translated protein: MEDSEKLTALKKAYADIILNTAKEAAARIMVSERNAIRCQQELSTTKDEAFRILLRLKQMLDSKVSEAEMVSLNQKKKIEELEAQLEEAEDIVRELRVQLQEVQDELEHVRNKNVEPQDKQNLASNIASREDFPNSHEKIAPYDISSTLNGTCLDSWPESKNDSQTDKAQVHRDFASMVMRSKEPELYRNGCTQRVRAFERKSFDGEVCLTGQAEDVKSKVCNMGEEEGKLMRKTNTTKADNISGERKNFNEIKALPKLLSGDTQVPILKSLRRKRKRATRYNKKKALTVLDDIPKQCKSPDLHCSESLSVDNDDAGNFLSKKEIDSQNGLILLSTPLLSEINEMPTPSGCPDASEGDGAVINDCPLRNMTDHDTAVVGKSDFASQESLCGENLEASTDKVDLDPVKESSIQLDMKNSDVIDEIPSQQSNNKVLKYTFQRKRKKESLSSPDGKSSVDESISKKRMKDKQSVSSESDKFSLMTESSRDNRRLAQVARQLISLSEKKWR